Proteins from one Microscilla marina ATCC 23134 genomic window:
- a CDS encoding winged helix-turn-helix transcriptional regulator translates to MEETSKKCTTTATSCGQQLLAIRDALDIFSGKWKIPILSVLYYYQKRGFKDLQRDVTGITARMLSKELKELEMNLLVKRHVLDTRPVKVEYEITPYGVSSSKIIQEFYNWGATHRKKIMTTEK, encoded by the coding sequence ATGGAAGAGACTTCAAAAAAATGTACTACTACTGCCACAAGTTGTGGGCAACAGTTGCTGGCAATACGTGATGCATTGGATATATTTAGTGGTAAATGGAAAATACCTATATTGAGTGTTTTGTACTATTATCAAAAAAGGGGCTTTAAAGACCTACAACGCGATGTAACCGGCATTACTGCTCGTATGCTGTCTAAAGAACTCAAAGAGTTGGAAATGAATTTGTTGGTTAAGAGGCATGTATTGGATACCCGCCCGGTAAAGGTAGAGTATGAGATTACGCCTTATGGAGTGTCATCAAGTAAAATTATTCAAGAGTTTTATAATTGGGGAGCCACCCACCGCAAAAAAATAATGACGACGGAAAAGTAA